One Candidatus Binatia bacterium genomic region harbors:
- a CDS encoding Zn-dependent alcohol dehydrogenase, whose product MKAAILRERQKALEVHNDVEVLDLGPGDVHVRLVASGVCHSDLSAQNGTLPGPLPCVLGHEGAGIVLEVGSGVQGLSSGDHVIASFTPACGTCRRCLGAQPYLCEMMHRISQATRFRIGTEEIAGFCGLGTFAEEMVVPAASLVAIPADIPLHVAALIGCGVTTGVGASMWTAEIRPGSSVLVIGAGGVGIAAIQGARIAGAAEILAVDMVEAKLEQAKTFGATHAVTPDQLDDAKATLTGGDGFDYALECIGRSDTVRQAYDATRRGGTTVVVGMGSFKDSLSLNGFELAYQAKTLKGSMYGSADVRTDFAKLLRLWRQGKLDLEGMISRRIALDDVNDAFRAMEAGEVIRSVIDY is encoded by the coding sequence ATGAAGGCGGCAATTCTCAGAGAGCGACAAAAAGCACTGGAAGTTCATAACGACGTGGAGGTGTTGGATCTCGGTCCTGGCGATGTACATGTCCGGCTCGTGGCAAGCGGAGTTTGTCACTCGGATTTATCCGCACAGAACGGGACCCTTCCGGGGCCCTTGCCCTGCGTGCTCGGGCATGAGGGCGCGGGGATCGTGCTGGAGGTGGGTTCCGGGGTCCAGGGATTGAGTAGTGGCGATCATGTGATCGCCTCCTTTACCCCTGCCTGCGGCACATGCCGTCGTTGCTTGGGTGCACAGCCTTATCTGTGCGAGATGATGCATCGTATTTCGCAGGCGACACGCTTTCGCATCGGCACCGAAGAGATCGCCGGCTTCTGCGGTTTGGGGACTTTTGCGGAGGAGATGGTCGTGCCGGCAGCTTCGTTGGTCGCGATCCCCGCGGATATTCCACTGCACGTCGCGGCTCTGATCGGCTGCGGGGTGACCACGGGGGTAGGCGCATCGATGTGGACGGCCGAGATTCGTCCGGGCTCGTCGGTATTGGTGATCGGCGCCGGCGGCGTCGGCATTGCTGCGATTCAAGGCGCAAGAATCGCGGGGGCAGCTGAAATCCTGGCCGTGGATATGGTCGAGGCGAAGTTGGAACAAGCGAAAACCTTCGGGGCGACGCATGCTGTAACTCCGGACCAACTCGATGATGCCAAGGCGACGCTGACCGGGGGTGACGGATTTGATTACGCGCTGGAATGCATCGGTCGCTCGGACACGGTCCGTCAGGCCTACGATGCGACTCGGCGCGGTGGGACTACGGTCGTCGTCGGTATGGGCAGTTTCAAGGACAGCCTTTCCTTGAACGGTTTTGAATTGGCCTATCAGGCCAAGACGCTCAAGGGCTCGATGTACGGCAGCGCGGATGTGCGTACGGACTTCGCCAAACTCCTTCGCCTGTGGCGCCAGGGGAAGCTGGATCTCGAGGGTATGATCAGTCGTCGAATTGCTCTCGATGACGTGAATGACGCTTTTCGGGCAATGGAAGCAGGCGAGGTGATTCGCTCCGTGATCGATTATTGA
- a CDS encoding SDR family NAD(P)-dependent oxidoreductase, giving the protein MGRLEGRSAVVTGAGDGIGRGIARRFAREGAHLLLAEKDEARGLRTAEEIREEIGTEVEFLLTDVADKSAVEAAVDNCASRWGRVDIVVNNAWGGGTTSRLEEKTDELLRHGFSVGVMASFWSMQAAFPHMKSQGYGRFINLCSLNGVNAHMFTVEYNIAKEGLRALTRTAAREWACHGIVANIICPAAATAAYKAFAEWSPENAADLLRQNPMGYMGDPEEDIAPVAVFLASEDARYMTGNTLFVDGGGHINGVSWAPELP; this is encoded by the coding sequence ATGGGTAGGCTGGAAGGCAGGTCGGCAGTGGTTACGGGTGCCGGGGACGGGATTGGTCGGGGCATTGCTCGGCGTTTCGCTCGCGAGGGGGCCCATCTGCTCCTTGCCGAGAAGGACGAAGCTCGCGGCCTGCGCACAGCCGAGGAGATTCGCGAGGAAATCGGAACCGAGGTCGAGTTTCTGCTGACCGACGTTGCGGATAAAAGCGCAGTTGAAGCGGCTGTCGATAATTGCGCGAGTCGCTGGGGCCGCGTGGACATCGTTGTGAATAATGCATGGGGTGGGGGCACGACGAGCCGGCTCGAGGAGAAAACCGACGAGCTTCTCCGACATGGTTTTTCGGTCGGCGTCATGGCTTCTTTTTGGTCGATGCAGGCTGCCTTTCCGCATATGAAAAGCCAGGGCTACGGGAGGTTTATCAATTTATGCTCCCTGAATGGTGTCAACGCTCATATGTTCACGGTCGAGTATAATATTGCCAAGGAAGGATTGCGGGCCCTCACGCGCACAGCCGCCCGAGAGTGGGCGTGCCATGGGATCGTGGCCAATATTATTTGCCCCGCGGCAGCAACGGCCGCCTACAAGGCCTTTGCCGAATGGAGTCCCGAAAATGCCGCCGATCTTCTGCGGCAAAATCCGATGGGCTATATGGGCGACCCCGAAGAGGATATCGCTCCGGTCGCGGTATTTTTAGCGAGCGAAGACGCGCGCTATATGACGGGGAATACTCTCTTTGTCGACGGAGGCGGTCATATTAACGGAGTGTCCTGGGCACCCGAACTACCCTGA
- a CDS encoding rhomboid family intramembrane serine protease, whose amino-acid sequence MPRLALTTLHATRTNEVIALLGSMGIDAEVQSIAGGQAELLVDDRDVARVERLLAEEYDEERLQTPVPTRKPVRTEPEPFKIQVLVYLFLLEGLNFFRLYQQSPRPQRADFLRNGALTWEKIDQGEVWRFATAVFVHFDFVHLAANLLTLTLIGPLVTRAFGGFRFLTIFLLSGVGGNIVSHVLSPSGALKAGASGGVAGILGACAGHAIANRHQSRYRAWQMVAGVIGAYALLIGAGPRSDHLAHAGGLAAGWALGWLLAPRSKEPVAVTSG is encoded by the coding sequence ATGCCCCGGCTCGCCCTCACGACCCTGCATGCAACACGCACCAATGAAGTGATTGCGCTTCTTGGCTCGATGGGTATCGATGCCGAGGTTCAATCGATCGCCGGCGGCCAGGCTGAGCTGTTGGTCGACGATCGAGATGTCGCTCGTGTCGAGCGCTTGCTCGCCGAAGAGTATGACGAAGAGCGACTGCAGACGCCCGTACCCACCCGAAAACCTGTCCGGACAGAGCCCGAGCCTTTCAAGATTCAAGTTCTGGTCTACCTGTTTCTTCTTGAAGGCTTGAATTTCTTTCGTCTCTACCAACAAAGTCCGCGCCCGCAACGAGCCGACTTTCTGCGCAACGGTGCTCTCACCTGGGAGAAGATTGACCAAGGCGAGGTGTGGCGCTTTGCTACAGCGGTCTTCGTTCATTTCGATTTCGTTCACCTCGCAGCGAACCTTTTGACCCTTACGTTGATCGGCCCTCTGGTGACCAGAGCTTTCGGCGGATTTCGCTTCCTGACGATTTTTCTTCTCAGCGGAGTCGGCGGCAATATCGTCAGCCATGTTCTGTCGCCCAGCGGAGCTCTTAAAGCCGGGGCTTCCGGCGGCGTTGCCGGTATCCTCGGCGCTTGCGCCGGACATGCCATCGCGAATCGCCACCAAAGTCGATATCGGGCATGGCAAATGGTCGCCGGTGTTATTGGCGCCTACGCCCTGCTGATCGGCGCCGGTCCACGAAGCGATCACCTCGCGCATGCGGGCGGACTCGCCGCTGGCTGGGCTCTCGGATGGCTTCTCGCACCCCGCAGCAAGGAGCCGGTTGCGGTAACCTCAGGGTAG
- a CDS encoding zinc ribbon domain-containing protein gives MLITIIGGAIVLVAATFISWPLLFGSAADTGAIPGETPDEEAFLSLAKQRDNALSSLRDAEMDHATGKLSEMDYETIRNELETEAMEAIRKLDVLEGPSETGEDADFGFCPACGARRNETDAFCGQCGLQLPAISI, from the coding sequence ATGCTGATCACAATTATCGGAGGAGCAATCGTCCTCGTTGCCGCGACCTTCATCAGCTGGCCGCTTCTTTTTGGTTCCGCCGCGGACACCGGTGCGATCCCCGGAGAGACCCCGGACGAAGAAGCGTTTCTCAGTCTCGCAAAGCAAAGGGATAATGCCCTGAGCAGCTTGCGCGATGCCGAGATGGATCATGCGACCGGGAAGCTTTCCGAAATGGACTACGAGACCATCCGCAACGAACTCGAAACCGAAGCCATGGAAGCGATTCGGAAGTTGGACGTTCTCGAGGGGCCTTCGGAAACCGGGGAGGATGCCGACTTCGGTTTCTGTCCCGCTTGCGGGGCCCGTCGCAACGAGACGGATGCTTTTTGCGGACAATGTGGCCTGCAGTTGCCCGCGATCTCCATCTGA
- a CDS encoding cytochrome c-type biogenesis protein CcmH — MRSTVRLALRFCASLALIFLLGGCEALNPIASDNRLPTQGQVESSLTCQCGCGLTVHSCNHLSCSSGEPLKLEIASQIAEGRDLPQILSHFETKYGEIILSSPTSRGFNLAAWTVPFIMLGFGTLGVAYILWRWRRNDRGPAGAGGTSVKTDPELRARLEDELKKFDDRS, encoded by the coding sequence ATGAGATCGACCGTCCGTCTGGCCCTGAGATTTTGTGCGAGTCTCGCCCTGATCTTTCTTTTGGGCGGCTGCGAAGCTCTGAATCCCATCGCCTCGGACAACCGGCTACCGACGCAGGGTCAGGTCGAGAGTTCCCTGACATGCCAATGTGGTTGCGGACTCACCGTCCATTCGTGCAACCACCTGAGCTGCAGTTCGGGAGAACCTCTCAAACTCGAGATCGCGAGCCAAATCGCGGAGGGTCGGGACCTGCCCCAAATTCTGTCCCATTTCGAAACCAAATATGGCGAGATCATCCTCTCGTCGCCCACCTCGCGTGGCTTCAATCTCGCGGCCTGGACGGTGCCTTTCATCATGCTTGGCTTCGGTACCTTGGGCGTTGCCTATATTCTTTGGCGGTGGCGCCGCAACGATCGAGGCCCCGCGGGCGCAGGTGGCACGTCGGTGAAAACCGACCCTGAACTTCGGGCACGTCTGGAAGACGAACTCAAAAAATTCGACGATCGAAGTTAA
- a CDS encoding heme lyase CcmF/NrfE family subunit, which yields MTEIGRLAVVLGFIVAIWGVIASIAGGLKHNENWTRSGRNAAWAFTALTSIATGCLLQLLFARDFNVEYVASYSSSTLPLWYTFSALWGGMKGSLLFWTFILCLFNGIVLLQNRHQNQALMPWVTATVLTTGAFFLSLLVFVTDPFERLAFVPQEGSDLNPLLQNYWMTIHPPSLYLGFVSTTIPFAFAIGALVTGQLGETWIRTTRRWSLFSWFFLSLGNLFGAAWAYVVLGWGGYWAWDPVENAAFMPWLTSTAFLHSVVIQEKKGMLKVWNMSLVILTFSLTIFGTFLTRSGVISSVHSFTQSGLGPFFLYFLLAMVVISVGLLIWRLPLLKSRNELESVFSREAAFLLNNLIFVSIAFTVFWGTMFPVITEWVRGVKITVGPPFFNRVNAPLALALVFLMGIGPVIAWRRATWSSLKRSFAWSGGFGLLIGALSIFLDGGNFYSTVAFSIAAFALAAVWVEFWRGMRVRQRIMGERPWTALSRLIGKNRRRYGGYIVHVGIVMIFVGIVASSIFRVEKQEPLEVGQELPIAGYVLRYEGVEDHSDEHVEVLRARVAVYSDSGEALGMVYPEKRFYKKPEQPTTEVSIRSTLAEDLYVVLASYDPKSGLGIFQVFVNPLIAWMWIGGWVLTLGTGICMWPSYAERTALAAERAKADGAPTGGRTA from the coding sequence ATGACAGAAATCGGACGCTTGGCGGTCGTGCTGGGCTTCATTGTGGCCATCTGGGGTGTCATCGCCAGTATTGCAGGGGGCCTGAAGCACAACGAGAATTGGACACGTAGCGGGCGCAACGCCGCATGGGCCTTTACCGCCCTCACCTCGATCGCCACGGGTTGCCTCCTGCAACTACTCTTCGCCCGCGACTTCAACGTCGAGTATGTCGCCAGCTACAGTTCCTCGACTCTGCCTCTCTGGTACACCTTCTCGGCGCTCTGGGGGGGCATGAAAGGTTCTCTGCTCTTCTGGACCTTCATTCTCTGCCTGTTCAATGGAATTGTTCTCTTGCAGAACCGGCACCAAAATCAGGCATTGATGCCGTGGGTGACGGCCACGGTCCTGACGACCGGAGCCTTCTTTCTCTCATTATTGGTGTTTGTGACCGATCCATTCGAGAGGCTGGCCTTCGTGCCGCAAGAGGGATCGGACCTCAACCCACTCCTCCAAAATTACTGGATGACGATTCATCCTCCCTCGCTCTACCTTGGCTTTGTCTCCACAACGATCCCCTTCGCCTTCGCCATCGGCGCGCTGGTCACAGGCCAACTTGGCGAAACCTGGATCCGCACCACTCGACGCTGGTCGCTATTCTCGTGGTTCTTTCTCTCCCTGGGTAATCTTTTCGGCGCTGCCTGGGCGTATGTCGTGCTCGGCTGGGGAGGCTATTGGGCGTGGGATCCGGTCGAGAACGCTGCGTTCATGCCGTGGCTGACCTCAACCGCATTCCTGCACTCGGTCGTGATTCAGGAAAAAAAGGGCATGTTGAAGGTCTGGAATATGTCGCTGGTCATTCTGACCTTCTCTCTCACGATCTTCGGCACTTTCCTGACCCGATCGGGCGTCATCTCCTCCGTGCACTCCTTCACGCAATCCGGCCTGGGCCCCTTCTTCCTCTATTTCCTCCTCGCGATGGTCGTGATCTCCGTAGGTCTTCTGATTTGGCGCCTGCCCTTGCTCAAGAGCCGCAACGAGCTGGAAAGCGTCTTCTCGCGGGAAGCTGCCTTTCTGCTCAATAACCTCATTTTCGTCAGCATCGCCTTCACCGTATTTTGGGGAACGATGTTCCCGGTCATCACCGAGTGGGTGCGCGGTGTGAAAATCACCGTCGGGCCCCCGTTCTTCAATCGAGTCAATGCACCTCTGGCACTCGCGCTGGTCTTCCTGATGGGGATCGGACCCGTTATCGCGTGGCGTCGCGCCACATGGTCCAGCCTGAAAAGAAGCTTCGCCTGGTCAGGCGGCTTCGGTCTTCTGATCGGTGCGCTCTCGATCTTTCTGGATGGGGGCAACTTCTACTCGACGGTGGCCTTCTCGATCGCTGCATTCGCGTTGGCGGCCGTCTGGGTGGAATTCTGGAGGGGGATGCGGGTCCGACAGCGGATCATGGGCGAACGCCCCTGGACCGCGCTGTCTCGCCTGATCGGAAAAAATCGGCGGCGCTATGGCGGCTATATCGTACACGTCGGTATCGTGATGATCTTTGTCGGCATCGTCGCTTCATCAATTTTCCGGGTGGAAAAACAGGAGCCGCTGGAAGTCGGGCAAGAGCTTCCGATTGCCGGCTATGTCCTGCGCTACGAGGGCGTGGAAGACCACTCGGACGAACATGTCGAAGTCTTGCGCGCGCGGGTTGCTGTCTATAGCGACTCCGGCGAAGCGCTGGGCATGGTCTACCCGGAAAAGAGATTCTACAAAAAACCGGAGCAGCCAACCACCGAAGTATCCATACGATCCACGCTCGCCGAGGATCTTTATGTGGTCCTCGCAAGCTACGATCCAAAGAGTGGACTCGGAATATTCCAGGTTTTCGTGAATCCCTTGATCGCCTGGATGTGGATTGGGGGCTGGGTTCTGACGCTCGGTACCGGCATTTGCATGTGGCCTTCTTACGCTGAACGAACCGCCCTCGCCGCAGAACGCGCCAAGGCTGATGGAGCACCGACTGGCGGGCGAACCGCATGA
- a CDS encoding cytochrome c maturation protein CcmE, with amino-acid sequence MHRKSKFLLGSFLIVAAVATLIYSAVQETSAYFLTMEEYAAAAGEHDGKSLRLAGRVAGDSVDWDPMSLNLAFQMEPIPPREGMHEDRPVVDLAPGTVRILEVRYNGILPDMFAEGRDVIVEGTVAGGVLEADTLLTTCPSKYEAELQPDEVPAGAVAPSSTTL; translated from the coding sequence ATGCATCGAAAATCCAAATTCCTTCTCGGATCCTTTCTCATCGTCGCCGCTGTAGCGACCTTGATCTACTCAGCCGTGCAGGAAACCTCGGCATATTTTCTCACCATGGAGGAATATGCCGCTGCCGCAGGCGAGCACGACGGAAAATCGTTGCGCCTCGCGGGCCGGGTTGCCGGCGATAGTGTCGATTGGGATCCGATGTCGCTGAATCTCGCTTTCCAGATGGAACCCATCCCGCCCCGCGAAGGCATGCACGAGGACCGTCCCGTAGTGGACTTGGCACCGGGTACCGTTCGCATTCTTGAAGTACGATACAACGGCATTTTACCCGATATGTTTGCCGAGGGGCGCGATGTGATCGTCGAAGGGACCGTGGCAGGCGGAGTTCTGGAAGCTGACACATTGCTGACCACTTGCCCGTCCAAATACGAAGCCGAACTCCAACCTGACGAAGTTCCGGCCGGCGCAGTGGCGCCCTCGAGCACAACGCTCTAG
- a CDS encoding undecaprenyl-diphosphate phosphatase, whose protein sequence is MSETLTTIWKATVLGIVEGLTEFLPVSSTGHLILVSHYLEFGSAEFEIIIQLGAMLALTWVYRERLLGIAKDLPERPETRAFVGKVALAFMPAAVIGLLFHDWIEAWLFRPGFVSSMLVIGGLLILWIDAPGRRASTADLEEVSWNQALAIGFGQCLALMPGVSRSGSTIITGLVAGLERRVATDFSFLLALPTMYGACLYTIFKARDRLTDELGLGMVVGLVAAYVSSLVVIHVFLRFVQTNSLRPFGWYRIVVGGVLVIVFWSGWGN, encoded by the coding sequence ATGAGTGAGACTCTGACAACAATCTGGAAGGCGACGGTACTCGGAATTGTCGAAGGTTTGACGGAGTTTCTTCCCGTTTCTTCGACTGGGCACCTGATTCTGGTTTCACACTATCTGGAATTCGGTTCGGCGGAATTCGAGATAATTATTCAGTTGGGGGCCATGCTGGCTCTGACCTGGGTCTACAGGGAGCGCCTGCTGGGCATCGCGAAAGACCTTCCGGAACGGCCTGAAACCCGCGCCTTTGTTGGCAAAGTGGCGTTGGCGTTTATGCCGGCGGCGGTGATCGGGCTACTTTTTCACGATTGGATCGAGGCCTGGCTTTTCCGGCCGGGCTTCGTGTCGTCCATGCTGGTGATCGGCGGATTGCTGATCCTCTGGATTGACGCACCGGGTCGTCGGGCTTCGACGGCCGATCTCGAGGAGGTTAGCTGGAATCAGGCGCTGGCCATCGGATTCGGCCAATGTCTTGCTCTCATGCCCGGCGTCTCCCGGTCGGGTTCGACCATTATTACTGGCCTGGTCGCCGGCCTGGAGCGTCGAGTGGCAACAGATTTCTCGTTCTTGCTCGCGCTGCCGACCATGTATGGCGCCTGTCTCTATACGATTTTCAAGGCGCGGGATCGACTCACCGATGAGCTCGGCCTGGGGATGGTCGTCGGCCTTGTAGCGGCGTACGTAAGCTCGCTGGTCGTCATTCATGTTTTCCTTCGCTTTGTGCAGACCAACTCGCTTCGACCATTTGGCTGGTACCGTATTGTCGTAGGCGGAGTACTGGTCATCGTCTTCTGGTCGGGGTGGGGGAATTAA
- a CDS encoding carboxymuconolactone decarboxylase family protein — MSETKREKGLRLMEDVCGIAIDPGNTSRFLELTVDNLFADVWGNESLAIRDRRLVVLGILAAMGDGSNLGVHMTQALSRGDLSPEELEEIPVQVAHYAGWPRATTALGAAAQAIATHREKSDEAE, encoded by the coding sequence ATGAGCGAGACCAAACGAGAGAAAGGCCTCCGGTTGATGGAGGATGTCTGCGGAATTGCCATCGATCCGGGCAATACGAGTCGGTTTTTGGAGCTGACGGTCGATAATCTTTTTGCCGACGTCTGGGGCAATGAATCTCTGGCGATTCGAGATCGCCGACTGGTGGTTCTCGGGATCCTCGCGGCCATGGGCGATGGCAGCAACCTCGGCGTTCATATGACGCAGGCTTTGAGTCGCGGAGACCTCTCGCCGGAAGAATTGGAAGAGATTCCTGTTCAGGTCGCTCATTATGCGGGGTGGCCCCGCGCGACCACGGCGCTTGGCGCCGCCGCGCAGGCGATTGCGACTCACCGCGAAAAGTCGGACGAAGCCGAGTAG
- a CDS encoding long-chain-acyl-CoA synthetase, with protein sequence MDFREKLITAWKQLCFYLRLAPYAPGFLPSGKWSAARLMEQRARDHADHLAVVFKERRYTWRQANAETDRWANFFESRGIGPGDSVALLMDNRPEYIFALLGLGRIHAVAALINTNISGKGLTHAIQISNACACIVGSEHAEKLHEVRETLENIPSEMIFEQAESVPTETFPSANLLLANFPGDRPQPPALPRGDAPMCYIYTSGTTGLPKAAIIKNSRWFSASCLFGRGLLELHPGDVNYVPLPLYHSTGMFAGLGSSLLTGATLALRTKFSASNFWSDIRQFEATAFVYIGELLRYLLNQPASPEDTNHKIRVITGNGLRPDIWTTFAKRFQISEIREFYGATEGNAPTVNLENRPGMVGRLGPGQSILRCDLATGDVLRNSDGFCEKVAVGETGLLVAQISTTTPFDGYADKAATEKKILHDAFAKGDRSFNSGDLITLHENWWISFADRVGDTFRWKGENVSTNEVAEILNDAPGVLESNVYGVLVPGADGRAGMASLNCREDFSLEDFTSFVIEKLPGYQRPYFLRLQQDMRITGTFKHQKVDYRKEGFDPSLIKDPLFFLDGSQYLTVDQDVFSSLQEGTRKLR encoded by the coding sequence ATGGACTTTCGCGAAAAGCTGATCACCGCATGGAAACAATTATGCTTTTATCTCCGCCTGGCACCCTACGCGCCGGGCTTTCTCCCCTCGGGCAAATGGAGTGCGGCTCGATTGATGGAGCAGCGGGCTCGCGATCACGCCGATCATTTGGCGGTGGTCTTCAAGGAGCGGCGATACACATGGAGACAGGCGAACGCCGAGACCGACCGCTGGGCCAACTTCTTTGAAAGCCGTGGCATCGGGCCAGGAGATTCCGTCGCGTTGCTGATGGACAACCGCCCCGAATATATATTTGCGCTCCTTGGTCTGGGCCGAATTCATGCGGTCGCTGCTCTGATCAACACCAATATCAGCGGCAAGGGACTTACCCACGCAATCCAGATCTCGAATGCTTGCGCCTGCATTGTCGGTTCCGAGCATGCGGAAAAACTACACGAAGTCCGCGAAACATTGGAAAATATCCCATCGGAGATGATCTTCGAGCAAGCCGAAAGCGTGCCTACCGAAACCTTTCCCTCGGCGAATCTACTTCTTGCCAATTTCCCTGGCGATCGACCGCAGCCCCCGGCACTCCCACGCGGCGATGCACCGATGTGCTATATTTATACCTCCGGGACGACCGGACTGCCGAAGGCGGCCATCATCAAGAACTCTCGCTGGTTTTCCGCATCCTGCCTGTTCGGGCGCGGTCTTCTGGAGCTGCACCCCGGGGATGTCAACTACGTTCCGCTGCCCCTTTATCACTCCACAGGAATGTTCGCCGGCTTGGGCAGTTCCCTCCTGACCGGCGCGACGCTGGCGTTGCGCACGAAGTTTTCTGCTTCGAATTTCTGGTCAGATATTCGCCAATTCGAAGCGACTGCCTTTGTCTATATCGGAGAGCTGCTTCGCTATTTGCTCAACCAACCCGCATCTCCTGAAGACACCAACCACAAGATCCGCGTGATTACGGGAAACGGCCTTCGCCCGGATATCTGGACAACTTTTGCCAAGCGCTTTCAGATCAGCGAGATCAGAGAATTCTATGGCGCCACCGAAGGCAATGCACCGACCGTCAACCTCGAAAATCGGCCAGGGATGGTCGGTCGCCTCGGCCCGGGGCAATCCATTCTGCGGTGCGATCTCGCGACAGGCGACGTCCTGCGCAACTCTGATGGGTTCTGCGAAAAAGTCGCCGTCGGCGAAACCGGCCTGCTGGTCGCGCAGATCTCGACGACCACGCCGTTCGACGGTTATGCCGACAAGGCAGCCACTGAAAAGAAAATCCTGCACGATGCCTTCGCCAAGGGGGACCGCTCCTTTAATTCCGGAGATTTGATCACCCTGCATGAAAACTGGTGGATCTCATTTGCCGATCGGGTGGGGGATACCTTCCGCTGGAAGGGAGAAAACGTATCCACCAACGAAGTCGCGGAGATCCTCAATGATGCGCCCGGCGTCCTCGAAAGCAATGTCTACGGCGTTCTGGTCCCGGGCGCTGATGGTCGGGCAGGCATGGCCAGCCTGAATTGCCGGGAAGACTTCTCCCTCGAGGATTTCACAAGTTTCGTCATCGAGAAGTTGCCCGGCTACCAACGGCCCTACTTCCTGCGTCTGCAGCAGGATATGCGGATCACCGGCACTTTCAAACATCAGAAAGTCGACTATCGGAAAGAGGGATTTGACCCCTCGCTGATCAAGGACCCGCTTTTCTTTCTCGATGGATCTCAATACCTGACGGTGGATCAGGATGTGTTTTCTTCCCTCCAGGAGGGGACGCGCAAACTACGCTGA
- a CDS encoding inositol monophosphatase family protein gives MLRETSEELLRVGGRVAREAGALIRERMPQSRQIETKANAVDLVTDTDQAADQLIRGRLKEAFPDHGWLTEESGAAPKSSASEICWVVDPLDGTVNFAHGVPQFAVSLAAVKGFSPGEDFSHAEGETLAGVVYDPMRDELFTAAHDGVACLNGEPIAVANCRSLEEALVATGFPYDRRERADEYLQDWHHILPRCRDLRRAGAAALDLVWVAMGRVDAYWERGLQPWDIAAGALIARRAGALSTDFSGKDLFLDAREVIAAAPVVHDELRSFLAPQKGSVR, from the coding sequence ATGTTGCGGGAAACTTCGGAGGAATTACTGCGTGTGGGCGGGCGCGTGGCGCGGGAGGCGGGCGCCTTGATCCGCGAACGTATGCCGCAATCGCGACAGATCGAAACCAAGGCGAATGCGGTCGATCTCGTGACCGACACCGATCAGGCGGCTGATCAGCTGATCCGCGGCCGTCTCAAGGAAGCTTTTCCCGACCATGGTTGGCTCACCGAGGAGAGCGGCGCTGCGCCCAAGTCGAGCGCCTCGGAGATTTGTTGGGTTGTGGACCCTCTCGACGGGACGGTGAACTTCGCGCATGGTGTTCCGCAATTTGCAGTCTCGCTTGCCGCTGTGAAGGGATTTTCTCCCGGCGAGGATTTCTCGCATGCGGAAGGCGAGACACTGGCGGGCGTTGTCTACGACCCGATGCGCGATGAATTATTTACCGCAGCACACGATGGAGTCGCATGCCTTAACGGTGAGCCAATCGCCGTCGCCAACTGTCGGTCTTTGGAGGAGGCGCTGGTTGCGACGGGTTTTCCCTATGATCGTCGGGAACGCGCCGATGAATATTTGCAGGACTGGCATCATATACTTCCGCGCTGTCGCGATTTGCGGCGCGCAGGTGCAGCCGCTCTGGATTTGGTTTGGGTGGCCATGGGTCGCGTGGATGCCTACTGGGAGCGCGGGCTGCAGCCATGGGATATTGCGGCAGGGGCCCTGATCGCGCGTCGGGCGGGTGCGCTATCGACAGATTTCTCCGGGAAGGATCTGTTTCTGGATGCGCGCGAGGTGATCGCGGCTGCACCCGTTGTGCATGATGAATTGCGGAGCTTCCTCGCACCGCAGAAAGGATCGGTCAGATGA